One Portunus trituberculatus isolate SZX2019 chromosome 45, ASM1759143v1, whole genome shotgun sequence DNA segment encodes these proteins:
- the LOC123519369 gene encoding phenoloxidase-activating factor 2-like → MRHLAVLAALLAVAAAGPRERRQANGDYQVCRAGAGVCVPYYLCSDDTVITDGTGIIDIRTGSECANFLDVCCTNPTGPVTPTPIPPFVSTCGTRNYNGIDVRIQGFEGNETQVAEFPWMTAVLKKEVVSSEEINLYLCGGSLIHPSIVLTAAHCVHNHAAGDLRVRLGEWDTQNEYEPYKHQDRDIASVVIHPGFNPGNLHNDYALLYLQTPAELSRNVDVICLDNDLTILNPQHDCLVTGWGKDRFGKKGVFQNVLKKIELPYVLPGQCQDALRTTRLSKLFILDPSFLCAGGEAGKDSCSGDGGSPLVCLDRTKTQYVQVGIVAWGIGCGTSNIPGVYANVLYGYNWIVNEADKLLAGPVVDYWNYQ, encoded by the exons ATGCGACACCTGGCAGTCCTTGCCGCCCTCCTGGCCGTGGCCGCCGCTGGACCAAGGGAGCGCCGCCAGGCCAATGGTGACTACCAAGTCTGCCGCGCCGGTGCCGGCGTGTGCGTGCCTTACTACCTGTGTAGCGATGACACGGTGATCACTGACGGCACTGGCATCATCGACATCAG AACTGGATCCGAGTGTGCCAACTTCCTGGACGTCTGCTGCACCAACCCAACAGGCCCCGTCACGCCCACGCCGATCCCGCCCTTCGTCTCCACTTGCGGCACAAGGAACTACAATGGCATCGATGTCAGGATCCAAGGATTCGAG GGCAACGAGACCCAGGTGGCTGAATTCCCATGGATGACCGCCGTGCTGAAGAAGGAGGTCGTGTCGAGCGAGGAGATCAACCTGTACTTGTGCGGCGGCTCGCTCATCCATCCGTCCATCGTCCTGACGGCGGCTCACTGCGTCCACAACCACGCCGCCGGTGACCTTCGCGTCCGTCTGGGCGAGTGGGACACTCAGAACGAGTACGAGCCATACAAACACCAGGACCGCGATATTGCCAGCGTTGTCATCCACCCTGGCTTCAACCCCGGCAACCTGCACAACGACTACGCCCTGCTGTACCTCCAGACTCCCGCTGAGCTCAGCAGGAACGTGGACGTCATCTGTCTGGACAATGACCTCACCATCCTCAACCCCCAACACGACTGCCTTGTCACTGGCTGGGGCAAGGACAGGTTCGGCAAGAAGGGAGTCTTCCAAAATGTGCTGAAGAAGATCGAACTCCCTTACGTTCTTCCTGGCCAGTGTCAGGATGCGCTGCGCACCACCAGGCTCTCCAAGTTATTTATTCTGGACCCGTCCTTCCTCTGTGCTGGCGGAGAGGCTGGTAAGGACTCCTGCAGCGGCGACGGAGGTTCTCCTCTGGTGTGCCTGGACAGGACCAAGACCCAGTACGTGCAGGTTGGCATTGTGGCGTGGGGCATTGGCTGCGGCACCTCCAACATCCCCGGCGTGTACGCTAACGTGTTATACGGGTACAACTGGATCGTCAATGAGGCTGACAAGCTGCTTGCCGGCCCCGTGGTGGACTACTGGAATTACCAGTGA